One region of Catenuloplanes indicus genomic DNA includes:
- a CDS encoding DUF5926 family protein — translation MSKRRRNNESAADAAPKRQKVRDIFVHRPFEGLADEPEWVALRELVPAASAPLRLAPDLVEKYGERTVTLATVLPMAWPAMTRPDGSVFIGLQRHIQSGDVSRDLAAALLSALATTPGSTVAVPALPGPGPRLQDVLADGPLEIAMHDGFEFWLEEGAADDPSVKASLERANASVYPTVRLAAAPAAYWCRVPEKSHVRWVLPDGEDAALNALARLSAAGELKLGEDTKFAGMFRAHGLLVPVWDLPVEPAGSEWESPLADFAKRYAEALADDTLDSAARRAKQGLLGRQLTLR, via the coding sequence GTGAGCAAGCGCCGTAGGAACAATGAGTCCGCCGCCGACGCGGCACCGAAGCGCCAGAAGGTGCGGGACATCTTCGTGCACCGGCCGTTCGAGGGCCTGGCCGACGAGCCGGAGTGGGTCGCGCTGCGCGAGCTGGTCCCGGCCGCGTCCGCGCCGCTGCGCCTGGCACCCGATCTGGTGGAGAAGTACGGCGAGCGCACCGTCACGCTCGCGACCGTGCTGCCGATGGCCTGGCCCGCGATGACCCGGCCGGACGGCAGCGTCTTCATCGGCCTGCAGCGGCACATCCAGTCCGGCGACGTCTCCCGGGACCTGGCTGCCGCGCTGCTCTCGGCGCTTGCGACCACGCCGGGCAGCACCGTCGCCGTGCCCGCGCTGCCCGGACCCGGGCCGCGGCTGCAGGACGTGCTGGCGGACGGCCCGCTGGAGATCGCCATGCACGACGGCTTCGAGTTCTGGCTGGAGGAGGGCGCGGCCGACGACCCGTCCGTGAAGGCGTCGCTGGAGCGGGCGAACGCGTCCGTCTACCCCACGGTCCGGCTCGCCGCCGCGCCCGCGGCGTACTGGTGCCGCGTGCCGGAGAAGTCGCACGTGCGGTGGGTCCTCCCGGACGGCGAGGACGCGGCGCTGAACGCGCTGGCCCGGCTGAGCGCGGCCGGCGAGCTCAAGCTCGGCGAGGATACGAAGTTCGCCGGCATGTTCCGCGCGCACGGGCTGCTGGTCCCGGTGTGGGACTTGCCGGTCGAGCCAGCGGGCTCGGAGTGGGAATCCCCACTCGCGGACTTCGCGAAGCGGTACGCGGAGGCGCTGGCGGACGACACTCTGGACAGTGCCGCGCGGCGTGCCAAGCAGGGCCTCCTCGGCCGTCAGCTCACCCTTCGCTGA
- a CDS encoding sensor histidine kinase, which yields MPDRPDYAAFIAGHTAVINMINSGASGVTALNRLLEVVQTGLGAHGVSFAEYGPSRGRIVATSGASSWALGRVVDHADPSIARLLSGPATNDVAVTALPAEVAEQFSARGIRRMLAARVEAGGLALGSLHAFFTDDEPSSPEAHALIGYVAVSVAHLYGDQSGLPVHGDGPVVAALADGLAIVDSQGYVRLWNPAAERITGRTAAQALNRPLPFPAPATGRVIDHRLPDGRWMKIAAGDLPGRSYSRVVTFRDISDQNQLNHDWDLFLAVTSHELRTPVTVIKGYADTLTGHWDALADADRREAARAIGQRSTDLARLVDRLLATTGGLGPVGGSAPVPFDVVDALRAAATGLPTDLRRRLTLDLPEDLPKAFGDRASIATVLTELATNAGKYAEGESPIELTAEADEQTVAFRISDRGIGVRPEHVERAFDRFWQGESGDHRRFPGAGLGLFLVRRIVERQNGWASIRPRPGGGTIVEVRLPRG from the coding sequence ATGCCGGACCGTCCCGACTATGCCGCGTTCATCGCCGGGCACACCGCGGTCATCAACATGATCAACTCGGGCGCGTCCGGGGTCACCGCCCTGAACCGCCTGCTGGAGGTCGTGCAGACCGGGCTCGGTGCGCACGGCGTCTCGTTCGCGGAGTACGGTCCGAGCCGCGGCCGCATCGTGGCCACCAGCGGTGCGTCCAGCTGGGCGCTCGGCCGCGTGGTCGACCACGCGGACCCGTCCATCGCCCGGCTGCTGTCCGGTCCGGCCACCAACGACGTCGCGGTCACCGCGCTGCCCGCCGAGGTGGCGGAGCAGTTCTCCGCGCGCGGCATCCGGCGCATGCTCGCCGCCCGGGTCGAGGCCGGCGGTCTCGCGCTCGGCTCGCTGCACGCGTTCTTCACGGACGACGAGCCCAGCTCGCCGGAGGCGCACGCATTGATCGGCTACGTCGCGGTCTCCGTCGCGCACCTCTACGGTGACCAGTCCGGCCTGCCGGTGCACGGCGACGGCCCGGTCGTGGCCGCGCTCGCGGACGGCCTGGCGATCGTCGACTCCCAGGGCTACGTCCGGCTGTGGAACCCGGCGGCCGAGCGGATCACCGGCCGGACCGCCGCGCAGGCGCTGAACCGGCCGCTGCCGTTCCCGGCGCCGGCGACCGGCCGGGTGATCGATCACCGGCTGCCGGACGGCCGCTGGATGAAGATCGCGGCCGGTGACCTGCCGGGCCGCTCGTACTCGCGCGTGGTCACGTTCCGCGACATCAGCGACCAGAACCAGCTCAACCACGACTGGGACCTGTTCCTCGCGGTCACCAGCCACGAGCTGCGCACGCCGGTCACCGTGATCAAGGGGTACGCGGACACGCTCACCGGTCACTGGGACGCGCTGGCGGACGCAGACCGCCGCGAGGCCGCGCGCGCCATCGGCCAGCGCTCCACGGACCTGGCCCGGCTGGTCGACCGCCTGCTGGCCACGACCGGCGGTCTCGGCCCGGTCGGCGGTTCCGCCCCGGTGCCGTTCGACGTGGTCGACGCGCTGCGCGCCGCGGCCACCGGGCTGCCCACCGACCTGCGCCGCCGGCTCACGCTGGACCTGCCGGAGGACCTGCCGAAGGCGTTCGGCGACCGAGCCTCGATCGCGACCGTGCTGACCGAGCTGGCGACGAACGCGGGAAAGTACGCGGAGGGCGAGTCACCGATCGAGCTGACCGCGGAGGCGGACGAGCAGACGGTGGCGTTCCGGATTAGCGACCGCGGCATCGGGGTACGTCCTGAGCATGTGGAACGCGCATTCGACCGCTTCTGGCAGGGCGAATCGGGCGACCACCGCCGCTTCCCCGGTGCGGGCCTCGGACTGTTCCTGGTCCGCCGGATCGTGGAGCGGCAGAACGGATGGGCCTCCATCCGGCCTCGGCCGGGCGGAGGCACGATCGTAGAGGTGCGCCTCCCCCGCGGCTGA
- a CDS encoding LCP family protein, with amino-acid sequence MAAKRRKDPLWARLILSFGAVLVVASGGTLVAAQVVINKAENSITSGTLIEGDAAAASDGSGNNIDGAVNLLLVGIDAREEGSSVTSVLSDTIIILHIPETHDQAYLISIPRDWRVEMPAYDKVGFVGATGKINSAFSFGYEGDGTELEKRSRGMAVLSNTLNKITGIKFNGAAIIDFNGFASVIHAMGGVDMCVDEEAESAHLGVDANGKLVQGWYSETYGIQLPEGVKPLVHKKGCRLMNSTEALDYARIRKSLSDGDYGRQRHQQQLIKAIAKKATSSGVLTDLSKLNALTEAAGEAFVLDTGGIQLADFIYTLKGVAANDLMLIKTNAGNLNSVTIDGQSFEQLDGESMDMLSAAKSGTLGTFLIEHPQFIAKSS; translated from the coding sequence GTGGCCGCCAAGCGACGCAAGGACCCGCTGTGGGCGCGACTCATCCTGAGCTTCGGTGCGGTGCTGGTGGTCGCGAGCGGCGGCACCCTGGTCGCGGCTCAGGTCGTGATCAACAAGGCGGAGAACTCGATCACCTCGGGCACGCTCATCGAGGGCGACGCCGCCGCGGCCAGTGACGGTTCGGGCAACAACATCGACGGCGCGGTCAACCTGCTGCTGGTCGGCATCGACGCCCGAGAGGAAGGCTCCTCGGTCACGTCGGTCCTCTCCGACACGATCATCATCCTGCACATCCCGGAGACACACGACCAGGCGTACCTGATCTCGATCCCGCGCGACTGGCGGGTGGAGATGCCGGCGTACGACAAGGTCGGCTTCGTCGGCGCCACCGGCAAAATCAACTCGGCGTTCTCGTTCGGGTACGAGGGCGACGGCACAGAGCTGGAGAAGCGCAGCCGCGGCATGGCGGTCCTCTCCAACACGCTCAACAAGATCACTGGCATCAAGTTCAACGGCGCCGCGATCATCGACTTCAACGGCTTCGCCAGCGTGATCCACGCGATGGGCGGCGTCGACATGTGCGTCGACGAGGAGGCCGAATCGGCCCACCTCGGCGTGGACGCGAACGGCAAACTCGTCCAGGGCTGGTACTCCGAGACGTACGGCATCCAGCTCCCCGAGGGCGTCAAGCCGCTGGTCCACAAGAAGGGCTGCCGGCTGATGAACTCCACCGAGGCCCTCGACTACGCCCGCATCCGCAAGAGCCTCAGCGACGGCGACTACGGCCGCCAGCGCCACCAGCAGCAGCTCATCAAGGCGATCGCGAAGAAGGCCACCTCCAGCGGCGTGCTGACCGACCTCAGCAAGCTCAATGCGCTGACCGAGGCCGCCGGCGAGGCATTCGTCCTGGACACCGGCGGCATCCAGCTGGCCGACTTCATCTACACGCTCAAGGGCGTCGCCGCCAACGACCTGATGCTCATCAAGACCAACGCCGGCAACCTCAACTCGGTCACCATCGACGGCCAGTCCTTCGAACAACTCGACGGCGAATCGATGGACATGCTCTCCGCCGCGAAATCCGGCACGCTCGGCACCTTCCTGATCGAACACCCCCAGTTCATCGCGAAGTCCAGCTGA
- a CDS encoding rhodanese-like domain-containing protein, giving the protein MFGSQVPSVTAADVPDGAYLLDVREQDEWDAGHAPGAHHLPMQEIPVRIEEVPADGDVVVVCRMGGRSAQVVNYLLQNGWDNVRNLTGGMKAWETASREMVTDDGAPARVI; this is encoded by the coding sequence GTGTTCGGATCTCAGGTTCCCAGCGTGACCGCCGCCGACGTGCCGGACGGCGCCTACCTGCTCGACGTCCGTGAGCAGGACGAATGGGATGCCGGCCACGCGCCCGGCGCCCACCACCTGCCGATGCAGGAAATCCCGGTGCGGATCGAGGAGGTCCCGGCGGACGGCGACGTGGTCGTGGTCTGCCGGATGGGCGGCCGCAGCGCGCAGGTGGTGAACTACCTGCTGCAGAACGGATGGGACAACGTCCGCAACCTGACCGGCGGCATGAAGGCGTGGGAGACGGCCTCTCGCGAGATGGTCACCGACGACGGCGCACCCGCCCGCGTGATCTGA
- a CDS encoding LCP family protein translates to MTVGAVLLVVSGGALAGAQVLIGRATQNIAQDNLLGDGSKSAAEGGASMDGAIDMLLLGVDVRESWEENNTRADTIVILHIPATHDRAFLISVPRDTLAEIPPYEKNGFGGATAKINDAFYYGAQNGGDWAGGAQLMAETLKNATGIGFDGAAIIDFGGFKNVIDELGGVRMCVDERTVSHHMVMVDGEQMYKADARRAGKRWAAEPVVYGKGCQQMNGTQALDFSRQRYGLSDGDYGRQRHQQQMIKAIVRKAASSGITGNPLLVDQLIRAAGTAFTLDTGGVPVADFIFTLKGVAVGDLMTLNTNGGRFNPINVGGTEYEQLSELSERMFEAVREDRLTEFVIENPEVISRS, encoded by the coding sequence GTGACGGTGGGGGCGGTGCTGCTGGTGGTCAGCGGAGGGGCGCTGGCGGGGGCGCAGGTGCTGATCGGGCGGGCGACGCAGAACATCGCGCAGGACAATCTGCTCGGGGACGGCAGCAAGAGCGCGGCCGAGGGGGGCGCGAGCATGGACGGTGCGATCGACATGCTGCTGCTGGGCGTGGACGTGCGGGAGAGCTGGGAGGAGAACAACACGCGGGCCGACACCATCGTCATCCTGCACATCCCGGCGACGCACGATCGCGCGTTCCTCATCTCGGTGCCGAGGGACACGCTGGCGGAAATCCCGCCGTACGAGAAGAACGGGTTCGGCGGCGCCACGGCGAAGATCAACGACGCGTTCTACTACGGTGCGCAGAACGGCGGTGACTGGGCCGGCGGCGCGCAGCTGATGGCGGAGACGCTGAAGAACGCGACCGGGATCGGCTTCGACGGTGCGGCGATCATCGACTTCGGGGGCTTCAAGAACGTGATCGACGAGCTCGGCGGCGTACGGATGTGCGTGGACGAGCGGACCGTCTCGCACCACATGGTCATGGTCGACGGCGAGCAGATGTACAAGGCGGACGCGCGCCGGGCCGGGAAGCGCTGGGCGGCCGAGCCGGTCGTCTACGGCAAGGGCTGCCAGCAGATGAACGGCACCCAGGCGCTCGACTTCTCCCGACAGCGCTACGGGCTCAGCGACGGCGACTACGGCCGGCAGCGGCACCAGCAGCAGATGATCAAGGCGATCGTGCGGAAGGCGGCGAGCAGCGGCATCACCGGCAACCCGCTGCTGGTGGACCAGCTGATCCGGGCCGCTGGCACCGCGTTCACGCTGGACACCGGTGGCGTCCCGGTCGCGGATTTCATCTTCACGCTCAAGGGCGTGGCGGTCGGCGATCTGATGACGCTGAACACCAACGGGGGCAGGTTCAACCCCATCAACGTCGGGGGTACGGAGTACGAGCAGCTCTCCGAGCTCAGCGAGCGGATGTTCGAGGCGGTCCGGGAGGACCGGCTGACCGAGTTCGTGATCGAGAACCCCGAGGTTATTTCCCGAAGCTGA
- a CDS encoding ATP-binding protein, whose product MTAVQQENGSVRSRSLIVPHHAQGARAARHRLTHELTGLLTANLLCDVVTVVAELLSNAIRHARPLPGGVIRLSWRVRRATGAGSVLEVRVTDGGAATGPRMRPSGPRSLDGRGLGIVAAMARCWGTDRDDAGHSVWAEFSLA is encoded by the coding sequence ATGACGGCCGTGCAGCAGGAGAACGGGAGCGTCCGATCCCGCAGCCTGATCGTGCCGCATCACGCCCAGGGCGCCCGGGCCGCCCGGCACCGCCTCACCCATGAGCTGACCGGGCTGCTCACCGCGAACCTGCTGTGCGACGTGGTCACCGTGGTGGCGGAGCTGCTCAGCAACGCGATACGGCACGCTCGGCCGCTGCCCGGCGGCGTGATCCGGCTGAGCTGGCGGGTACGCCGGGCCACCGGCGCCGGTAGCGTGCTGGAGGTCCGGGTGACCGACGGCGGCGCCGCGACCGGGCCGCGCATGCGCCCGTCCGGACCGCGCTCGCTGGACGGTCGCGGCCTGGGCATCGTGGCCGCGATGGCGCGCTGCTGGGGCACCGACCGGGACGACGCCGGGCACTCGGTCTGGGCCGAGTTCAGCCTCGCCTGA
- a CDS encoding PAS domain-containing protein yields the protein MAHQIELSLSGHQFAPPVTAHPSGMAGWAAVAASATEHCLVIDTDLAIVAASPSCCALLGMGDPLEVVGRPLLDVLRLIDFTANRNALTESDIDKIPPLLAVTSGRLARGLMRVDGAAEPGTDETVDGIATPLFEDKAVSGSLTFFAQIT from the coding sequence TTGGCACACCAGATCGAGCTGTCGCTCTCCGGGCACCAGTTCGCGCCGCCGGTCACCGCGCATCCGTCCGGCATGGCGGGGTGGGCCGCGGTCGCGGCGTCCGCCACCGAGCACTGCCTGGTGATCGACACCGACCTGGCGATCGTCGCGGCGTCGCCGTCCTGCTGCGCGCTGCTCGGCATGGGTGACCCGCTCGAGGTCGTCGGCCGGCCGCTGCTCGACGTGCTGCGCCTGATCGACTTCACGGCCAACCGCAACGCGCTCACCGAGTCGGACATCGACAAGATCCCGCCGCTGCTCGCGGTCACGTCCGGCCGGCTGGCCCGCGGGCTGATGCGCGTCGACGGCGCGGCCGAGCCCGGCACCGACGAGACCGTCGACGGCATCGCCACTCCCCTGTTCGAGGACAAGGCGGTCAGCGGCTCGCTGACGTTCTTCGCGCAGATCACCTG